A window of Gossypium hirsutum isolate 1008001.06 chromosome D13, Gossypium_hirsutum_v2.1, whole genome shotgun sequence genomic DNA:
GCTCAGGTTGACAATGAAAAGAGAAAGATTTTAAGTTTTCTCAATGATGATATTTGTAGTACGATTCTGGATATATCATTCCAACGCATGCTTAAGAAAGAAAGGCTTATCACTGGAAAAGCCCTTTCTCTAGGGGCTTTGGAGTTGTGGAGTGATGACTTTGAAGGAAAGGGTGATTTCGGCCAGTACCGTTCTAGACTTGTATGCTCTACCATCTCAGATGCATTTATATTTTGATCTTTGATTTATCTTCCTTTGATTTGGAAATTCAAGCATAAACATACATTGTTTTTTTCATTGCAGTTCGAGTTAATCAAGTTTATTGCTTCAAACAAGCCCCTTGTGGCTGGTGCTAAAGTTTCCGAAAGAATTATTATGATCATTAAGAACCTCTTGAACTCTCCAATGCCTGCTGAGGTTTCATCACCAACCCTTTTCATCTTGTTCCTTTCCATTATACCTAGTGTTCGGGTTTTCAGGTTAGAAGCTTCATTGTTATTATCTTTACAAACTTCCAGGACTTAGCAGTGATGGAAAGCATGCAAGTAGCTCTGGAAAGTGTTGTTAGCTCTATTTTTGATGGTTCAAATGAGTTTGCGGGGGGTAGTTCAGAAGTTCACGTTGCTTTATGTGGAATATTTGAAGGTTTGCTAACAACTTGTCTGTATTCTGTTAGAGGCTCTATGTTTATGATACCCATACCTACCAAAAAACTCTGTTTACCGTGAATTGAAGGTTTACTTCGGGAACTTCTTTCATTGAATTGGACTGAGCCTGCCCTTGTGGAAGTACTTGGGCACTATCTAGATGCAATGGGTCCCTTCCTGAAGTATTTCTCGGATGTAGTTGGTAGTGTCATCAATAAGCTATTTGAGCTCCTAAATTCACTTCCTTTTGTTGTTAAggttctcttcttcttcttccttttcatCTTTTTTCCCTAAGGACTGAGACTTGTCTTTTTTACCTTAAGTTTTGTTTGGCAGGATCCTTCGACGAGCAGTGCACGGCATGCAAGGTTGCAAATTTGTACATCATTTATTCGGATAGCCAAAGCTGCTGACAAAAGTATTCTGCCTCACATGAAGGTAATGCATCTGTCAAGCAAAATGATAACATTTCCAATTGAAGCTTTGAAGTTTCTGAAATGCTTAGATACTTTCAATTTGAGGAGCGGATACAGATTCCCTTATATTTAAACAGCATATTCTTTCATGCTCATACGAAATTAGAGCTACTTACTTGCCAATTGCCGTGTGTATTCTTTTGCAGTCGGAAAGCATTGTGAAATTCTAAATTTGCAATGCTTGTTTAGCTCTTAAATTTGAGTAGAAAATGTCCACATTATCCTTGAGCAAATACTTATTTGTATGCTTCATAAGGCAATTCATTAGAAACTGTCACAGGTTTAGATTGTTAGCTTTTAAAACCATCATTTATATGCCTGTTTATAAGTTTTGGGGAAACTTATGTTTTAGTTGAACTTTATATTCACTCCATGATGTTTCTTATGCAGGGTATTGCTGATACCATGGTGTATTTGCAAAGAGAAGGCCGTCTGCTTCGCGGTGAACATAATCTTCTAGGTGAAGCATTTCTTGTTATAGCATCTGCTGCAGGGTAATTACTTGCTTAAAGTGTTTCAATTGCCATGTAAAgctggatttcttttctttttcttatatgaCATTTGTTGAAATGGAGCAGGGTTCAACAGCAGCAAGAAGTTTTGGCATGGTTACTTGAACCCTTGAGCCAACAATGGATACAAATAGAATGGCAAAACAATTACTTGTCCGAACCTCTTGGACTAGTTCGTTTATGCTCCGAGACAGCATTTATGTGGTCACTGTTCCACACTATCACATTCTTTGAGAAAGCACTCAAGAGGAGTGGAATGAGGAAAGGCCAAAGCAGCTCAACATCAAGTTCTACCCCACATCCAATGGCTTCTCATCTGTCTTGGATGCTTCCTCCCCTCTTAAAAGTATGCTATTGTaacctatattatatatatcttgtCTAGAAGATACTATagaaacaggctgttacaactctatTGTTCTTGTGCAGCTGCTTCGTGCTATACATTCCCTTTGGTCACCATCAGTATTCCAAGTATTACCTGGGAGATTAAAGCAGCAATGAGCATGAGTGATGTGGAGCGGTCTAGTCTTCTTGGCGTTGGGAACCCCAAATTGTCAAAGGGGCATTAACTTTCATAGAGGGATCTCCATTTGATGTGAATAAGGAAGGGTATACTGAACCAAATGAAGCTGATATACGGAATTGGTTAAAGGGTATCAGAGACAGTGGGTAAGTATGGCATTTGCACATTTTCTAACATAGGAAAATGGTCTTCCTAAGAAACAATGCACCGTTAATTCTCACTATAACGTGGATGGCGTATAAATTGAAGGATCCCtaaatgatatcttgatttaccCCAAAAGGAACTCCATTTTTTGTCTGGTGTATATTTGGTATAAAGTGCTTAGCTATGTGATTATGAGCCGTCTAGAGTTAAACATGGGCGCATATATCATTTtgaaaactgaaaaagaaaattttttgataGGTAATGAATAACTTGGTAGATTAAAGAAAGGGCTAAAGATCATATCCTACCTTTATCGAGGATTCAGGAAGCCTTCTCCATTTTGTAGCTTTGTAGACAAAACTAATATTTTGGAAGGCATACTTCAATCATCATCCACTCATCGATTCTTTTTCTAATCGGTGTTAATGCATCTTACACATTCGTAGGTACAATGTATTGGGACTATCTGCAACCATTGGAGATCCGTTTTTCAAAGGCATTGATGTTGATTCTGTTGCTTTAGCTCTAATTGAGAATATACAGTCAATGGAGTTCAGACATACAAGGCAGCTTGTTCATTCTGTTTTGATTCCTTTGGTTAAGTCTTGTCCTCCCGACATGTGGGGGGTATGGCTGGAAAAGCTACTGCACCCGTTATTTGTCCACTGTCAGCAAGCTCTGAGCTGTTCATGGTTTGGTCTTCTGCATGAAGGCCGGGCGAAGGTTCCCGATAATCATGGTATCCTTACTGGGTCAGACTTGAAAGTGGAAGTAATGGAAGAGAAGTTACTCCGAGATTTAACTCGTGAGATATGTTTGCTCCTTTCTACTATAGCGTCACCTGGATTAAACACTAGCCTTCCTGCTTTAGAACATTCGGGGCATGTTGGTCGCGTGGACATGTCTTCTCTTAAAGATTTGGATGCATTTGCACCAAGCTCTATGGTTGGGTATGAAActaaattatttttccttttagtgTTGACGTCCAACATTACCTTTACATTCACGATATTATACTATTTCGTTCTGTAAACCTAGTTTCTCAACATTTTGGATTTGTTTGCAGTTTCCTTTTGAAGCACAAAAGCCTGGCAATTCCAGTACTCCAAATATCGTTAGAAGCATTTACTTGGACAGACAGTGAAGCTGTGACCAAAGTTTGTTCTTTCTCTGCTTCTGTGGTTCTTCTAGCTATACTTACGAACAATGTCGATCTCCGGGAATTTGTTTCGAGAGATCTATTTTCTGCTCTCATCCGAGGTCTAGCCCTCGAGTCAAATGCTTTTATCAGCGCTGATCTGGTTAACCTCTGTCGCGAAATATTCATTTATCTCTGTGACAGAGATCCGGCTCCCAGACAGGTTAGTTTTTGGAACACTAATTTCTCCATTAATGTTAAGTTGATATTACTCTCTGATCATACAAGTGcctcaaaatattaattcaatGATGCATTTATTGGACTATCCCAGATTTTACTTTCCCTCCCTTGTATTACCCCAAACGATTTACATGCCTTTGAAGAAGCCTTGACAAAGACCGCAAGTCCGAAAGAACAAAAGCAGCATATGAGAAGCTTGCTTTTATTAGCTACTGGGAACAACCTAAAAGCTCTTGCTGCTCAGAAAAATGTAAACATTATTACAAACGTTACTGGTAAAGCCCCCCACTTTCATCTAATTGCCTTCCATTTTTGTTGGTGTGTGTTCCACGGACATATCCTTACCAGTTTACAACGCTCTCCATTTCAGCGCGGCCACGTGGTCCAGTCAATGCTCCAGGAAATGGAATCGAGGAGGGCGACAGCGTGGGCTTGGCAGCTATACTGTGACGGATTTTTCTGGATTCGGTGTTTGTACAGAAAGTTTAACCTGGAAATGAAAAAAGAAACATCTTTGACAGACAGTTAATACAATGAGGTAGATGGaagcttttttctttctttctttctttcgttTTGCATCTTATGATCTGAAATAGAATTTACTTGGCTGATTCTCGCACCATGTTTGTTATCCTAATATTTATTCCATCTCTTTGGCTGACTATAACATCAAACTACTTATATTTTGGTGGTGGCAATCTTTTTCGTTACTTGGACTCAGGATGAGTGCCGGATAAGTGGGATATTGATATTTGTTGGATATGAATATATTCAattcatttttaagttttatatatttgaagCATCATAATCCTTGTCCGAGTTTGAATATATGCGCTAACTGGGATTATAAGAACCCATGTCTCTGCCTTACTCCTTTTATGTTGATATAAATTGTATGAGATATTTTGGTTTAAACAAATATAAACTGTATAAACATTATTAAAACGtgtaatatttaatataaacatatgtttgatttattatgaaattaaaggaaggaagaagaaatgaattttgtaattaaaaaatattttttttaaattgtatttaatacaTTGACGGATTCacaaataataagaataaaatacatgttcattttaaaaataataataataataatctgtTTACATAATTCtgtattactttatttttaatttattggtaAAAATTAAAGAGATTAAAATATTACTATTTCTACGCTGGCCCACATTTACAGTTAACATGcgatttcttttgtttatatcGTTAATTCTTTGTGTCcagcaaaacggcgccgtatggGCCTTCGCTAAAGATAAGCAgatcaaataaaattaagatGAATGGACGGAGCCCAAAGCCCGAAAAGATAAGCAATCTACCAGTTCTCTACAATCGCTTTCAATATTTATGAGAAAAAACCTTTGGGTTAAGATGGTAAAGTTGATGTTTTGCGGACCTTGATATCCTAAGCTCagtaaaaaaactaataataattatgtaaacagatatgatataatatatgaATGTATTGAAATTATCatgatataatttattatttatttttcagtcAAATGCGAACATAAGTTCATCGAAGGCAGAAGGTCAGCAAATAGTACATGCAGTGACACGACGGCAATGTTAAAAGAGAAAGTtaacaaaataaaacatgaaacagCAGTCATTCGAAATGGAGGTTCATTCATGCTAGATATATGGATACAAATTATAAAATCTTGCTCTGAATTAGGCTCCGCCACGGCCAGTATTTGGATATGATAGTCTTAAATGATGTCTTCAATAGCACAAAATCAGGCTACAAGGACAGAAGCTCCAAACACCCAAAGAACAAGCTTCTCTTACGACAGAGGATTGAATTTACATCGAGGGCAGACTAACACTAGAACCCTTTCTCATCACCCTTAGGCATCTTTGCATCATGGGATCTTTAACTTTACTTACGCCTATCGAGTTCGGCTAGCCTCCTGTTGCTCTCGTCAATCAAAAGCACAAACTCAATCACTAAATCATCTTGCGACTTAAGAATACCTTCAAGCCCATGACTTTACAAGCCTACGACCTTGCAAACTCACACAACAGGGACCACATCCCTGATATAGACAAAATACCTGTCTATTtgtacatcatatatatatatatatgttaaccTATATGACAATCTATATCTATATGAAAAGATATTAGTAGATCGATCGAATTCTAAAGAATATGAAACTAATACAAGAATGACACATGGAGTCTCAAGAGAATCGAAGATACCTTTAAAGTCAAAAAAACAtgatctctctctctttctctctctctctctatctaTTTTGCTCCCTCCTCTCAAACTCTAACCCTCTTAAAAGCCTAAATTCCAATCACTTATAATTATCTACAACTCTCCACCCACCAAATAAACAGTAATAAACCGCCACAATCTTAACTTTGTATCAACATGCATAAATACTTGAGAAAAAGATGTCTAAAACATTATTATAGGGCACAAAGATATctaaaacatgataaaaaaaaatacaaagattttgaaACTCATGCTTTATTTTATGCATTTCTCTAGTGAAATAACATCatatctccttttttttctttctcaaataaaCTGAAATTGAAGATGGAAAATAAGCAGCCAAAACTTCTCCTTTAATCAAAGTGacaggagaaagaaaataaaatatatttttttattattgaaatatatGATTTATTATGGTTTAAGAGCAACATAAGattataaaagtaatattccaagaaaatgtaaaataataaacatatattgATTTCTTcaacttataataataatatatataattgaaatgttataataaatcaaaataactgaagaatttgataataatatatataattaaatataataaactaTTGACATTGTATCATAAAGAGTAGATATGACTAAAACCTATAATAagactatttaaaaaaattaaatatgagagCTTACACCATAATCTCACATTaccctaaaaatattaaatccaCTGAATCAAATAGACCCAAAATGTCATATTTGGCTTGAGCCTTGAAGACTTCTCTTAAAAGAACCCTTGAAAATAGGAGTAGCTTGATGACTACTCGTTTTCAAGAGACGGTGAGCAGAAGGTATAATAAATGGACGGACTACCAGCAAAGAGTTTTAATTCAGGCACTTTCTTTGGTGGTGAACTAATTCATCTTCATTGCATCAATGGGATGGGATGGGATGGGATGGGATGGGATGGCACAGCTTTGATTGCAAACgtccttttctttaattacaAATCACTTCATTATTTACCATCTTTCAATTGCATATTTAATTCAAGATCTTATAATGATAATACTCTTATTTCTCATTTAAtctcatttttcaattttagtaatttatttacattttcttaaatattaataaaaacttAGGTTGCAGGGGTACCC
This region includes:
- the LOC107888290 gene encoding LOW QUALITY PROTEIN: protein HASTY 1 (The sequence of the model RefSeq protein was modified relative to this genomic sequence to represent the inferred CDS: inserted 2 bases in 2 codons), giving the protein MEESNSNNSTVNNVARAIVAALDWNSTPDARKAAVSYLESIKAGDIRVLANTSFLLVKKDWSSEIRLHAFKMLQHLVRLRWEEFSLSERRNFSNVAVELMSEIADPCEEWALKSQTAALVAEVVRREGLNLWQELFPSLVSLSSKGPVQAELVSMMLRWLPEDITVHNEDLEGDRRRLLLRGLTQSLPEILPLLYTLLERHFGEALSEVGRQHLDIAKQHAAAVTATLNAINAYAEWAPLSDLAKFGIIHGCGFLLSSPDFRLHACEFFKLVSPRKRPADDFASEFDSAMSSIFQILMNVSREFLVRSNSAGGAIDESDFEFAEYVCESMVSLGSSNLQCILRDSSTSALYLQQMLGFFQHFKLALHYQSLQFWLALMRDLMSKPKLSVHSSGEGSAASNTDSNSAQVDNEKRKILSFLNDDICSTILDISFQRMLKKERLITGKALSLGALELWSDDFEGKGDFGQYRSRLFELIKFIASNKPLVAGAKVSERIIMIIKNLLNSPMPAEDLAVMESMQVALESVVSSIFDGSNEFAGGSSEVHVALCGIFEGLLRELLSLNWTEPALVEVLGHYLDAMGPFLKYFSDVVGSVINKLFELLNSLPFVVKDPSTSSARHARLQICTSFIRIAKAADKSILPHMKGIADTMVYLQREGRLLRGEHNLLGEAFLVIASAAGVQQQQEVLAWLLEPLSQQWIQIEWQNNYLSEPLGLVRLCSETAFMWSLFHTITFFEKALKRSGMRKGQSSSTSSSTPHPMASHLSWMLPPLLKLLRAIHSLWSPSVFQVLPXEIKAAMSMSDVERSSLLGVGNPKLSKGXLTFIEGSPFDVNKEGYTEPNEADIRNWLKGIRDSGYNVLGLSATIGDPFFKGIDVDSVALALIENIQSMEFRHTRQLVHSVLIPLVKSCPPDMWGVWLEKLLHPLFVHCQQALSCSWFGLLHEGRAKVPDNHGILTGSDLKVEVMEEKLLRDLTREICLLLSTIASPGLNTSLPALEHSGHVGRVDMSSLKDLDAFAPSSMVGFLLKHKSLAIPVLQISLEAFTWTDSEAVTKVCSFSASVVLLAILTNNVDLREFVSRDLFSALIRGLALESNAFISADLVNLCREIFIYLCDRDPAPRQILLSLPCITPNDLHAFEEALTKTASPKEQKQHMRSLLLLATGNNLKALAAQKNVNIITNVTARPRGPVNAPGNGIEEGDSVGLAAIL